One Phaseolus vulgaris cultivar G19833 chromosome 4, P. vulgaris v2.0, whole genome shotgun sequence DNA window includes the following coding sequences:
- the LOC137837145 gene encoding serine/threonine protein phosphatase 2A 57 kDa regulatory subunit B' theta isoform-like — MIKQILNRLPRKPSKSGESREGGVLSTPSSTPSTSARSNDVAGKRYGNSTASTLSGVVDSNLVPGLNHGDKIAQAMNSQLNLNGSFPVSAYEALPSFRDVPNSEKQNLFIRKLQMCCILFDMTDPTKNLKEKEIKRQTLVELVDYVSSANGKFTDVVMQEIVKMVSINLFRTFISPPRENKALEAFDVDEEEPSMDPAWPFLQIVYELLLRFVTSPETDAKLAKRYIDHSFVLRLLDLFDSEDSREREYLKTVLHRIYGKFMVHRPFIRKAINNIFYRFIFETEKHNGIAELLEILGSIINGFALPLKEEHKLFLVRALIPLHKPKCIPMYHQQLSYCITQFVEKDCKLADTVIRGLLKYWPITNSSKEVMFIGELEEVLEATQPAEFQRCMVPLFRQISHCLSSSHFQVAERALFLWNNDHIGTLIKQNHKIILPIVLPALEQNARNHWNQAVQSLTINVRKIFADTDPEFYEECMMKVRESEAQEKDMKSKREARWKRLEEMGGMKATTNEAVLVSPRTASHTPSGKASRTQLE; from the exons ATGATCAAGCAGATATTAAATAGGCTCCCTCGGAAGCCCTCCAAATCGGGGGAAAGTAGGGAAGGAGGGGTGTTATCAACGCCCTCTTCAACTCCTTCGACAAGTGCGAGGAGCAACGATGTAGCCGGCAAGCGTTATGGAAATTCAACTGCTTCAACTCTTTCAGGCGTTGTTGATTCTAATTTGGTTCCTGGATTGAATCATGGTGACAAGATTGCCCAAGCTATGAACTCTCAACTGAATCTGAATGGGAGTTTTCCAGTTTCTGCCTATGAAGCCTTGCCAAGTTTTCGCGATGTTCCAAATTCAGAGAAGCAGAATTTGTTTATAAGAAAGCTGCAAATGTGCTGTATTTTATTTGACATGACTGACCCTACGAAGAACCTCAAAGAAAAGGAAATTAAGCGACAAACATTAGTAGAACTTGTGGATTATGTGTCATCTGCTAATGGGAAGTTTACAGATGTTGTGATGCAAGAAATTGTAAAAATGGTGTCCATAAATTTGTTCCGGACATTTATTTCTCCTCCTCGTGAGAACAAAGCTCTTGAAGCATTTGATGTAGATGAAGAAGAACCTTCCATGGACCCTGCATGGCCTTTCTTGCAAATTGTGTATGAACTGCTTCTAAGGTTTGTCACATCACCTGAGACTGATGCAAAGTTGGCAAAAAGGTATATTGATCATTCATTTGTCCTGAGACTGTTAGACCTTTTTGATTCAGAGGATTCCAGGGAACGGGAATACTTGAAGACAGTTCTTCATCGTATTTATGGGAAGTTTATGGTGCACCGACCATTCATCAGAAAAGCAATCAACAATATATTCTACCGCTTCATTTTTGAAACTGAGAAACACAATGGGATTGCAGAACTCTTAGAAATCTTGGGAAGTATAATCAATGGATTTGCTTTGCCACTGAAAGAAGAGCACAAGCTGTTTCTTGTGCGAGCACTTATTCCTCTTCATAAACCAAAATGCATACCAATGTACCACCAGCAATTATCTTATTGCATTACACAGTTTGTGGAAAAAGATTGCAAGCTTGCTGATACTGTTATACGGGGATTGTTAAAATACTGGCCCATTACAAATAGTTCTAAGGAGGTTATGTTCATAGGGGAGCTAGAGGAAGTCTTAGAAGCAACTCAACCTGCAGAGTTTCAACGATGCATGGTACCCTTGTTCCGGCAAATAAGTCATTGCTTGAGCAGTTCACATTTCCAG GTAGCAGAGAGGGCTTTGTTCTTGTGGAATAATGATCACATTGGGACTTTAATCAAGCAGAACCACAAAATTATACTTCCCATTGTCTTACCTGCTCTGGAACAAAATGCTCGAAACCACTGGAACCAAGCCGTCCAAAGCTTGACGATAAATGTCCGCAAGATATTCGCGGACACCGACCCTGAATTCTACGAAGAGTGCATGATGAAAGTTCGGGAAAGTGAAGCGCAAGAGAAGGATATGAAGTCAAAGCGTGAGGCCCGATGGAAGCGGTTAGAAGAAATGGGAGGCATGAAAGCAACAACCAATGAAGCTGTTCTGGTTTCTCCGAGAACTGCCTCTCATACCCCTTCTGGCAAGGCAAGTAGAACTCAGTTGGAGTGA